From the genome of Candidatus Woesearchaeota archaeon:
ATTACCGGGTGTAATTTTTAAAAAAACAAAAGGTTTACTGAGTATTATGAAATCCCAACATTATGGCAACAACAATCCCCAACGGATATACGAAGCAATTGGTAATTGAAATCCATCCAAATAAAGGATTTGCTGCATTGCTTATGCCGTATGATCTAATCCGTATTGTAGACATAGAAGGTCAGCAAGTATCTGATCTTGTTGCATTTAATGCCGGGGATGTGGCAGAAAGGCTAAGCGGACCGCAAACAACAAAGTTAAATGCGCGATTAAATCTGATCCCTCAAAATATATTATATTCCGATAGATGCAATCCTATGCTAAAAATAACTTATATGTCAAATCCGGGCGTCCACTGCAATTTTATTTATTCTCCATGCGGGCCTGAGGATAATGCGATTAGATTTCCACACTCATATGCCGGTCCAACCTGTCTGGAGAACCTGGAAGATGCTTTATCTCCATGGCGCATTCATAGGAAAGAATTGTTGGAGCCCTTTAGTATAGGCCTTAATCTTAAAATAACTGGTGATGGAACAATAGAAACTGTTGAACCAGTATCTGAAGCAGGGGATTATATTGAAATGGAAGCAACAATATCTCTTGTTGCTGGGATTTCCGCTTGCCCGCAAGATAGAAACCCATGCAATGGCGGAAGACCAACCCCAATAAGGTTTGAACAGTATAGAAGAATGTAAATTCCTACGAACTAACCGAGCCGATCTAATATGTCATTCTAATGGCTTTTAGCTTGTTAGTTATACCTTCTAAAGCGATGTATTTTTTGCAATGCTTTATTTAACAAGATAAAACGAAAGGTTTTTATAGGATAATGATCTTGATCCGAAAATGAAAAGCTTCAGCACAAAGAACTGGACAATAGGAATATTGATTGGGGCGTGGATTGCTTCCTTTGTTGTAGGCGGTTTGCACGGAGCAGGGCTGCTTAGTGAGCCAGCAAATCCAATAATCCATACATTTCAGGATTGGATTCTGGTTATAATTCCTTTGCTGCCGATTTCGTACGCAGTGGCAAGGCTGCTGCCAGGCAAATAAGCTGTTTTGGACTGCAATAATCCTGCTGTTTAAGGTGCAATAGCGCTCAGTTTCTTGTTTATTTCTTCGATATGAATGCAGCCAAGATCCAACGCCTTTTTGTAGAATTCTCCTGCTTCTTTGTATTTTTTTAATTCAAAATATACCTGCCCCAGATTGAAATAAGCATCGCTGTTCTTGCTGTCGAGTTCAATGATCTTCTCGTAGCATGAAACTGCATCATCGTATTTTTTCAGATTAACATATATTTCACCGAGAATTATGTAGGATCTTATGTATTTTTTATCGGATTCTATCGCTTTTTTTAAGTTCATTAAGGCTTCTTCAATGCCGCTTAAAAATTTAAAATTTATCAGCGCAATATCGCAGTATGCCTTTGCATCATTCGGGTTTTTTTCAATCCTTTTTCTAGAATATTCAAGATATTTTAATTGCTTTTCTTTCAGCGTTTCATCAAATCCGCCAAAATGGTGTATTGGAATGTCTATGCTCGATATTCTGCCATTGTCTTTTATGATGGAATTTTCTATAATCTCATGGACTGCCCCCTCATAGCGGTATTTCTTGCTGTTCCTGAACAATCTTGCAAGCTCTATCGGCAGATATCCTGAATAGCCTTCTCTTTTTTCGCTTAACCTTACCCAGCCAGCATCATTTTCATTATTGGAATAATTAAACAATGCAAGCCTGAAGGCATCGAAATTTTCAAATTCAATGATTTTTTTTATGTTGATCAGGTCTTTCCTGTCAATGACTTCATCAGCATCCAGTGTAAGTATCCAGTCTGATGATGCATTCTGCAGATAAACATTCCTTGCTTCGCTGAAATCATTTTTCCATTCATGCCTTATTATTTTTGCGCCAAAACTTTCTGCGATCTCAATTGTTTTATCTTCTGAGCCTGTATCGACAACAATTATCTCGTCGGCAATGTCTTTGATGCTGTCAAGGCATCTTTTAAGGGCATTTTCTTCATTTTTTACGATCATGCAGACGCTTAAAGCTGGAGTTGTGAGCAATTTTATGAATTTTCCAAGAAAAACATCGTTCGTTATCCATCTTCTCGATAATTCAAATGGCGACAGAAATTTATTGTTCAGCGTGCTTCTTGTCGTAATGGCTGTTTTATAGCCTGCTTCTTTTAATTTTTTTATAATATCTTCATTAAAAACTCCGTAAGGGTATGAAAAATCCTTTACTTCTTTGTTTATTTTTTCTTCAATAAGCTTTTTTGAATTGTTTATTTCATCATTTAATCTGTTTTCATCCAATTTTGTCAGGTCAACATGGGTCTTTCCATGGCAGCCGATAATAAATCCTTTTTCAGACAGCTCTTTAATATCGCTCCAGCTCATAACTCCAGAATATGCTTCATGTTTGGGGATATTTTTTCCATCTGCCCAATCTGATGTGATGTAGAA
Proteins encoded in this window:
- a CDS encoding urea carboxylase-associated family protein, producing the protein MATTIPNGYTKQLVIEIHPNKGFAALLMPYDLIRIVDIEGQQVSDLVAFNAGDVAERLSGPQTTKLNARLNLIPQNILYSDRCNPMLKITYMSNPGVHCNFIYSPCGPEDNAIRFPHSYAGPTCLENLEDALSPWRIHRKELLEPFSIGLNLKITGDGTIETVEPVSEAGDYIEMEATISLVAGISACPQDRNPCNGGRPTPIRFEQYRRM
- a CDS encoding polysaccharide deacetylase family protein, which translates into the protein MKRKDIPVLTYHEIAPFIKNKWTISPSMFREQINYLAKNGFQAITPDDLYEFLVNSKNLPEKPIMLTFDDGRDCILKYAAPLFEENKFNAVFYITSDWADGKNIPKHEAYSGVMSWSDIKELSEKGFIIGCHGKTHVDLTKLDENRLNDEINNSKKLIEEKINKEVKDFSYPYGVFNEDIIKKLKEAGYKTAITTRSTLNNKFLSPFELSRRWITNDVFLGKFIKLLTTPALSVCMIVKNEENALKRCLDSIKDIADEIIVVDTGSEDKTIEIAESFGAKIIRHEWKNDFSEARNVYLQNASSDWILTLDADEVIDRKDLINIKKIIEFENFDAFRLALFNYSNNENDAGWVRLSEKREGYSGYLPIELARLFRNSKKYRYEGAVHEIIENSIIKDNGRISSIDIPIHHFGGFDETLKEKQLKYLEYSRKRIEKNPNDAKAYCDIALINFKFLSGIEEALMNLKKAIESDKKYIRSYIILGEIYVNLKKYDDAVSCYEKIIELDSKNSDAYFNLGQVYFELKKYKEAGEFYKKALDLGCIHIEEINKKLSAIAP